One segment of Chryseobacterium viscerum DNA contains the following:
- a CDS encoding RHS repeat-associated core domain-containing protein, producing the protein MKKIIILINILFITGKVQAQLNPTDNYIQAKTYLDYNGTSVTKSSETVQYFDGLGRPKQIVNVKASPLGRDVVTPIKYDSFGRQVQDYLPVPQGGTLNGAITPDPLSNVSSTPYGSEKIYSEKVLENSPLGRVLEQKQVGNDWNGKSIKFGYEANSTLDKVKKFTALTKWVNNATESDIVDSGMYANAQLYKNTITDEDENKTIEFKNGKGQVVLVRKVISATENADTFYVYNEFDQLAFVVPPLLSKLDTWTTAQRDDLAYQYRYDTRGRLVEKKLPGKGWEYMVYNKADQLILTQDTVLKGKGQWLFTKYDQFGRTVYTGITNNTASRASMQNSVNANANLYETRTATAGLTLNGMPVYYTKLSTPTSVTQILSVNYYDTYPGYSFNPALPANIPDMTVLTETPTPDGRSTKGLPVMSFVKNIEDDNWTKNYTYYDQKGRVIGTHSINHLGGYTRTESELDFTGIPKKTVTLHKRLANEPGVTITERFEYDNQNRLLVHKHQVDDKPEQILTQNSYNEISQLTNKKVGNNLQSIDYNYNIRGWLTHINKGQMTVPDLGGKLFSYEIKYNQMNGIENPDPALFSGKNVKAKYNGNTAEVDWRAVESIGANPPIQPKRYGYAYDALNRLSAGYYQNPVNPYSKEHTESLAYDLNGNIKSLYRTAALEGNNTTATVIDELEYIYGSNNLTNQVSIIKDHKNNPSGYEGGGGTIQYDLNGNMWQMPDKNISKITYNHLNLPNKIEYGNMGLSGMHNYLYRADGIKVQKKLPMFECGIINCYTVTQITDYLDGFQYYHSESDNNGGGGIEGLRMMSEKLKYAHEQQAYSVESGIVTAENQQLNTPLGITTVKTPQLMFFPTAEGFYDYGKDQYIYQYEDHLGNARISFARNSAGALEITDANDYYPFGMNHLKTGNAFYGPGSYKNYKYNGKELQETGMYDYGARFYMPDLGRWGVTDPLAEMYRRYSPYNYTLDNPINYTDPDGRWVRGAGFFNNLFKSDARIHAEQWADKLGSGSYGIAVNKGSNGTWNVSSHTTNLSITDIFNSKGHVSTFYVGSAGGGGIGTPPSSGDPWGSTFGSVPESRGKTELQMQVSENPLVQGAAIDLLTGGTGAAISSLRTANRIRRLSSRVERTASDIYASGSAPSAVVGAELNGQTVIGISADAPTEIAPQLQDVVEMLGGAGTKNIHKTSVACCAEFHAGNELLLKNPQAFPSQINFTGAIRPRTGKVVQMCGNCKATFGK; encoded by the coding sequence ATGAAAAAAATAATAATTCTGATAAACATTTTGTTTATTACAGGAAAAGTGCAGGCACAATTGAACCCGACAGATAACTATATTCAAGCCAAAACTTATCTTGATTATAATGGAACTTCAGTTACAAAATCCTCAGAAACAGTTCAGTATTTTGATGGTTTAGGAAGGCCCAAGCAGATTGTTAATGTAAAAGCTTCCCCATTAGGACGAGATGTGGTTACCCCCATTAAATATGATTCGTTCGGAAGACAGGTTCAGGATTACTTACCTGTTCCCCAGGGAGGAACTTTGAATGGGGCAATTACCCCTGATCCTTTAAGCAATGTAAGCAGTACCCCCTATGGCTCAGAAAAGATTTATTCAGAAAAGGTTTTAGAAAACTCACCTTTGGGTAGAGTGCTAGAACAAAAGCAAGTAGGTAATGATTGGAACGGAAAATCTATTAAGTTCGGATATGAAGCCAATTCTACCTTAGACAAGGTCAAAAAGTTTACTGCTCTTACAAAGTGGGTAAATAATGCTACAGAGTCAGATATCGTTGATAGTGGAATGTATGCAAATGCCCAGTTGTATAAAAATACAATAACGGATGAAGACGAAAACAAAACCATAGAATTTAAAAATGGTAAAGGACAGGTTGTATTGGTAAGGAAGGTTATCAGTGCTACCGAAAATGCAGATACATTTTATGTTTATAATGAGTTTGATCAATTAGCATTTGTTGTCCCCCCACTATTATCTAAATTAGACACTTGGACAACAGCACAGCGTGATGACTTAGCATATCAGTACCGATATGATACAAGGGGCAGACTAGTTGAAAAGAAGCTTCCCGGCAAAGGCTGGGAATATATGGTGTATAATAAAGCGGATCAGCTTATCCTGACCCAGGATACAGTGCTCAAAGGAAAAGGGCAATGGCTTTTTACCAAATATGACCAGTTTGGAAGAACTGTTTACACTGGGATCACAAATAATACTGCCAGCAGAGCATCAATGCAAAACAGTGTTAATGCCAATGCGAATTTATATGAAACTAGGACTGCGACAGCGGGGCTGACCTTAAATGGCATGCCGGTATATTATACTAAGCTTTCGACCCCTACCAGTGTTACTCAGATCTTAAGCGTTAATTATTATGATACCTATCCTGGATACAGCTTTAATCCTGCACTACCAGCGAATATACCTGATATGACCGTCTTAACGGAAACCCCTACCCCTGACGGTAGAAGTACCAAAGGCTTACCTGTGATGAGTTTTGTAAAAAATATTGAAGATGATAACTGGACAAAGAACTATACTTATTACGATCAAAAGGGGAGGGTTATTGGAACTCATTCCATCAATCATTTAGGAGGTTATACCAGAACAGAATCCGAGTTGGATTTTACCGGAATACCAAAGAAAACGGTTACTCTTCATAAGAGATTAGCGAATGAACCTGGAGTTACCATCACAGAACGTTTTGAATATGATAATCAGAACAGATTACTGGTTCATAAGCATCAGGTAGATGATAAACCGGAACAAATCCTGACACAAAACAGCTATAACGAGATCTCACAGCTTACAAACAAAAAAGTAGGCAATAATCTTCAAAGTATTGATTATAATTATAATATCAGAGGCTGGCTGACTCATATTAATAAAGGTCAGATGACAGTTCCTGATTTAGGAGGAAAGCTATTTTCCTACGAAATCAAATACAATCAGATGAATGGAATAGAGAATCCTGATCCGGCATTATTTTCCGGGAAAAATGTAAAGGCGAAATACAATGGTAATACAGCAGAAGTAGACTGGAGAGCCGTAGAATCTATAGGAGCCAATCCTCCTATACAACCTAAGAGATACGGTTATGCCTATGATGCGTTGAACAGACTGTCAGCAGGGTATTATCAAAATCCTGTGAACCCTTACAGCAAAGAACATACAGAATCCTTAGCGTATGACCTGAATGGGAATATAAAAAGCCTTTACCGTACTGCTGCTTTGGAAGGAAATAATACAACCGCTACAGTCATTGATGAATTGGAATATATTTACGGATCCAATAATCTGACCAATCAGGTATCCATCATTAAAGACCACAAGAATAATCCATCAGGATATGAAGGCGGAGGTGGTACTATCCAGTATGACCTTAATGGAAACATGTGGCAGATGCCGGATAAAAACATCAGCAAAATCACCTACAACCATCTGAACCTTCCCAATAAAATAGAATACGGGAATATGGGACTTTCGGGGATGCATAATTATCTTTACAGGGCTGATGGTATTAAGGTTCAGAAAAAGCTTCCTATGTTTGAATGTGGAATTATCAACTGTTATACTGTAACCCAAATCACAGATTATCTCGATGGATTTCAGTATTATCACAGTGAGTCCGATAACAATGGCGGAGGTGGTATTGAAGGACTCCGTATGATGTCCGAAAAGTTGAAATATGCCCATGAACAGCAGGCTTACAGTGTAGAAAGTGGAATTGTCACCGCAGAGAACCAGCAATTGAATACTCCTTTAGGAATAACAACAGTTAAGACTCCCCAACTCATGTTTTTTCCTACAGCAGAAGGATTTTATGATTACGGAAAAGATCAGTATATTTACCAGTATGAGGATCATCTTGGAAATGCAAGGATAAGTTTCGCAAGAAATAGCGCAGGCGCTCTTGAAATCACAGATGCTAATGATTATTACCCATTTGGGATGAACCATCTGAAGACTGGAAACGCATTCTATGGACCGGGAAGTTATAAGAATTATAAGTACAACGGAAAGGAACTTCAGGAGACAGGGATGTATGATTATGGGGCAAGATTCTATATGCCGGATTTGGGAAGATGGGGAGTAACGGATCCTTTGGCAGAAATGTATAGACGATATTCACCTTATAACTATACCCTAGATAACCCAATAAATTATACAGACCCCGATGGTAGGTGGGTTAGAGGAGCAGGTTTTTTTAATAATCTTTTCAAATCAGATGCTAGAATTCATGCTGAGCAGTGGGCTGATAAATTAGGTTCAGGTTCTTATGGTATAGCTGTTAATAAAGGAAGTAATGGAACATGGAATGTAAGTTCTCATACTACTAACTTAAGTATTACAGATATTTTTAATTCAAAAGGTCATGTTAGTACATTTTATGTTGGAAGTGCTGGAGGAGGGGGTATAGGTACCCCACCATCATCTGGTGATCCTTGGGGATCTACATTTGGTTCTGTTCCTGAATCACGTGGTAAAACGGAACTACAGATGCAGGTTTCTGAGAATCCATTAGTACAAGGTGCAGCTATTGATTTGCTTACTGGAGGTACAGGAGCCGCTATATCTTCACTACGAACTGCTAATAGGATCAGGAGATTGAGCTCTCGAGTTGAAAGGACAGCATCTGATATCTATGCTTCTGGAAGTGCACCATCGGCAGTGGTGGGAGCAGAACTAAATGGACAAACAGTAATTGGAATTAGTGCAGATGCTCCGACTGAAATTGCACCACAATTACAAGATGTAGTAGAAATGCTAGGTGGAGCTGGAACAAAAAATATTCATAAAACATCAGTAGCATGTTGTGCGGAATTTCATGCTGGAAATGAATTGCTCCTAAAAAATCCACAAGCCTTTCCATCACAAATTAATTTTACAGGAGCAATACGACCTAGAACAGGAAAAGTTGTTCAAATGTGTGGTAATTGCAAAGCAACTTTTGGAAAATAA
- a CDS encoding TonB-dependent receptor: MIQSNECMLSSGHMNHSGMTTQNAISIHYNIQWSQQLLILFFSLLSFTTLYAQDVHGGITGKVSMVDGQPLRAISVSLLETDRQTLTDDEGNYHFENLNAGSYTLKLQILGSKEIRLPVEVKIGEDTKLDYQLTKENIQAIQEVVIMKNTNRFSKKESGFVARLPLKNLENPQVYNTVTKELFQEQVAVDLGSISKNVPGAGVPMIANQGRVTFRSRGFETEPNARNGVAGAAFSVIDPVNLERIEAIKGPSATLFGKSVASSYGGVYNRVTKKPYNNFGGEVGYVGGSWSYNRLTVDVNTPVNKDRTALFRLNAAGTFEKSFQDLGFTNSLAIAPSFSYQINDRMSLLLDVEFNQAKGTSVVRFNPYTGSNKTQSIEDMKFPYYKKFLGDDLAYETQMMNIFAQLNYKVSENWTSQTILSRARSTIKGYISAINGKTDSTASAQVMVGTTSFIATNIQQNFIGDFHIGRFRNRMVVGLDYYNNSNHFDRYHTNTKVFNFVHPSADFRVNQNIIDALTATSAFRKENNSDNTYAAYVSDVFNITDQLMVMASLRVDRFQFKGVYDITTGEIKGGLSNSGTQSGPYGQTAFSPKVGIVYEILKNKVSLFGNYMNGFNNVSGVDINGNTFRPEYANQLEFGVKADIFNHRLVGTLSYYNIRVDNILRTNPDDVNYSIQDGTQLSKGIEAEITANPFDGFNIVAGYAYNDSKYTNANPSVDGLRPALSGPANMYNFWISYRISEGKLKGLGIGGGGNMGSSSYQTNTQTAKVIIPSYKMFDLGIFYDQPKYRVGLKFDNITNEKAWSVRLTPQAPARFLGSVSLKF; this comes from the coding sequence ATGATACAATCAAATGAATGTATGCTCTCTTCAGGGCATATGAATCACTCTGGAATGACTACACAGAATGCTATATCCATCCATTACAACATACAATGGTCTCAACAATTACTCATCCTTTTCTTCTCGTTGCTGAGCTTTACAACTCTGTATGCTCAGGATGTACATGGAGGAATAACAGGGAAAGTAAGTATGGTAGACGGGCAGCCTTTGAGAGCAATATCAGTCTCATTGCTGGAGACAGATCGCCAAACTCTGACGGATGATGAAGGGAATTATCATTTTGAAAACCTTAATGCAGGTTCATATACCCTAAAATTACAAATTCTGGGAAGTAAAGAAATCCGTCTTCCTGTTGAGGTTAAAATAGGTGAGGACACAAAACTAGACTATCAGCTTACCAAAGAAAATATTCAGGCGATACAGGAAGTGGTTATCATGAAAAATACAAACAGGTTTTCTAAGAAAGAAAGTGGATTTGTAGCAAGATTACCCCTGAAAAACTTAGAGAACCCTCAAGTATACAATACGGTTACAAAAGAACTTTTTCAGGAACAGGTGGCTGTAGATCTGGGAAGCATTTCTAAAAATGTACCGGGAGCGGGAGTTCCTATGATTGCCAACCAGGGAAGAGTAACATTCCGTTCAAGAGGTTTTGAAACAGAACCTAATGCGAGAAATGGAGTAGCAGGAGCAGCATTCTCAGTGATTGATCCCGTAAATCTTGAACGTATAGAAGCTATTAAAGGGCCGTCAGCTACATTATTCGGGAAAAGTGTAGCCAGCAGCTACGGTGGAGTCTACAACAGGGTAACGAAAAAACCTTATAACAATTTTGGCGGCGAAGTAGGCTACGTGGGAGGAAGCTGGAGCTATAACCGGCTGACAGTAGATGTGAATACTCCCGTAAACAAAGATAGAACTGCTCTTTTCCGTCTTAATGCAGCTGGAACTTTTGAAAAGAGCTTCCAGGATCTTGGGTTTACCAATTCTTTAGCAATTGCGCCTAGTTTCTCTTATCAGATCAACGATCGTATGTCACTCCTTCTTGACGTAGAGTTTAATCAGGCAAAAGGAACATCTGTTGTCCGTTTTAATCCTTATACAGGAAGCAATAAAACTCAGTCTATTGAAGATATGAAGTTTCCGTATTATAAAAAATTCTTAGGTGATGATCTGGCGTACGAAACCCAGATGATGAACATCTTTGCCCAACTGAACTATAAAGTTTCAGAAAACTGGACATCCCAGACCATATTATCCCGTGCAAGATCAACAATCAAAGGATACATTTCTGCGATTAATGGAAAGACAGATTCTACAGCAAGTGCTCAGGTAATGGTAGGGACAACGTCGTTTATTGCTACCAATATCCAGCAGAATTTCATCGGAGATTTCCATATCGGACGATTCAGAAACAGAATGGTGGTGGGATTGGATTATTATAACAATTCCAATCATTTCGACCGTTATCATACCAATACCAAAGTATTCAACTTTGTTCACCCTTCAGCAGATTTCAGAGTTAATCAGAATATCATTGATGCTCTTACAGCAACTTCTGCTTTCAGAAAAGAAAATAATAGTGATAATACCTATGCTGCGTATGTATCAGATGTATTCAATATCACAGACCAGCTTATGGTGATGGCCAGTTTGAGGGTAGACCGGTTTCAGTTTAAAGGAGTTTATGATATCACTACAGGAGAAATTAAAGGAGGATTAAGCAATAGCGGAACCCAGTCGGGACCTTATGGGCAGACTGCTTTTTCTCCCAAGGTGGGAATCGTGTATGAAATATTAAAAAATAAAGTTTCCTTATTTGGAAATTATATGAATGGTTTTAATAATGTAAGCGGTGTGGATATCAATGGAAATACATTCAGACCGGAATATGCCAATCAGTTGGAGTTTGGGGTGAAGGCAGATATTTTCAATCACAGATTGGTAGGAACATTAAGCTATTATAACATCCGTGTGGATAATATTTTAAGAACCAATCCTGATGATGTTAATTATTCGATACAGGACGGAACACAGTTAAGCAAAGGGATAGAAGCTGAAATTACTGCCAATCCGTTTGATGGATTTAATATTGTGGCGGGATATGCTTATAACGACAGTAAATATACCAATGCCAATCCTTCTGTTGATGGTTTAAGACCTGCATTGTCAGGACCTGCCAATATGTATAATTTTTGGATCAGCTACCGTATTTCTGAAGGTAAATTAAAAGGACTTGGAATAGGTGGAGGTGGAAATATGGGATCATCTTCCTACCAAACCAATACACAAACAGCAAAAGTGATTATTCCATCTTATAAAATGTTTGATCTGGGAATTTTCTATGATCAGCCGAAATATAGAGTAGGATTGAAATTTGACAATATCACTAATGAAAAAGCATGGTCTGTACGTTTGACACCACAGGCTCCGGCACGTTTTCTTGGAAGCGTTTCTTTAAAGTTTTAA
- the map gene encoding type I methionyl aminopeptidase, whose protein sequence is MSITTEDQMIGMQKVSEAVAYTLKKMMEYAEPGMTTKDLDEYGAKILEGFGAKSAPYLTYGFPGWTCISVDNEFCHGIPTDQRILKEGDLINIDVSAELGGYWADNGGSFVIGKDIHGHQKLVEASKEILKKAIDNIKGGVKIADIGHLMETEAKKRGLKVIKNLAGHGVGRSLHEQPDELLNYKNRFDSRRFKKNSVVAIETFISTDSNLAVELKDGWTMVGNKGGYMAQHEHTIVITDGKPIILTEMNEILN, encoded by the coding sequence ATGTCAATCACGACCGAAGATCAGATGATCGGAATGCAAAAAGTAAGTGAAGCCGTTGCCTATACTTTGAAAAAGATGATGGAATATGCTGAACCCGGCATGACCACAAAAGATCTTGATGAATACGGAGCCAAAATACTGGAAGGGTTCGGGGCAAAATCTGCTCCTTATCTAACGTATGGATTCCCAGGCTGGACATGCATCAGCGTGGATAATGAATTCTGCCATGGTATTCCGACTGATCAAAGGATTTTGAAAGAAGGTGATCTCATCAATATTGACGTTTCTGCTGAACTTGGTGGATATTGGGCTGATAACGGAGGCTCTTTTGTCATTGGAAAAGATATTCATGGGCATCAGAAATTGGTGGAAGCATCTAAAGAGATTTTAAAGAAAGCTATTGACAATATAAAAGGCGGAGTGAAAATTGCTGACATAGGGCATTTAATGGAAACAGAAGCGAAGAAAAGAGGTCTTAAGGTCATTAAAAATCTTGCCGGACATGGAGTAGGAAGAAGCTTACACGAGCAACCCGATGAATTGCTGAACTATAAAAACCGTTTTGATTCCAGACGTTTTAAGAAAAACTCTGTGGTGGCTATTGAAACTTTTATTTCCACTGATTCCAATCTTGCAGTAGAATTGAAAGACGGATGGACAATGGTAGGAAATAAAGGCGGCTATATGGCTCAGCACGAACATACCATTGTAATAACCGATGGAAAACCCATCATTCTCACCGAAATGAACGAAATCCTGAATTAA
- a CDS encoding M20/M25/M40 family metallo-hydrolase: MKKVLLILLGIIVILAAVVLIKTYTYPFKKNNIGTGEGWKPVRNDSAVMRLSGGIKVPTVSTGSLGEFDYAPFDQFKTYLKTSYPLVYQNTENVEVNQYGLVFRLKGSNPALEPILFLSHMDVVPPGEADIKNNEEIIFRPDDKPLEPVSKVAEDWDFAPFSGAVANGRIYGRGAIDMKGMLFSLMESMNSMIKNKQIPQRDIYLAFGFDEEVGGQKGAIQIADYFKKKGLKFDAVYDEGGLIMRKGNVAGIDTDVAVVGCAEKGFLSAKIKVKGLGGHSSMPPMESAIGKAAVIMQRLEDDQMKPVITPLIKEFFNNIGGEMPFTTRMALANQWLLKPVLISQLTKNNTTNALVRTTTALTMMKGSDGTNVLSPEVEFVVNFRLLPGNSVKDVRDHIAKATEGFDVEVEEIDNTREASAISPTNTKAFKMIEAGVKEIHPAAIVTPYLTMAGTDAGKYEIVSKNVYRFMPIKINSAEQQSIHSTNEYLSIENYLKMIHYFEYIMKNYDK; encoded by the coding sequence ATGAAAAAAGTTCTTTTAATCCTTCTGGGAATCATTGTCATTCTGGCCGCTGTAGTATTGATTAAAACATATACTTATCCCTTTAAAAAAAATAATATCGGAACAGGGGAAGGATGGAAACCTGTCAGAAATGATTCTGCAGTTATGAGGCTTTCAGGAGGGATAAAAGTTCCAACCGTTTCTACAGGTAGTTTAGGGGAATTTGACTACGCACCGTTTGATCAGTTTAAAACTTATTTAAAAACATCCTATCCATTAGTCTATCAGAATACGGAAAATGTTGAGGTGAACCAATATGGGCTGGTGTTCAGACTTAAAGGAAGCAATCCTGCCCTGGAACCCATTTTATTTCTTTCCCATATGGATGTTGTTCCTCCGGGAGAAGCTGATATCAAAAATAATGAAGAAATTATATTCCGGCCGGATGATAAACCGCTGGAACCTGTTTCAAAAGTAGCGGAAGACTGGGATTTTGCTCCTTTTTCCGGAGCTGTTGCCAATGGAAGAATCTATGGAAGAGGAGCAATAGATATGAAAGGAATGCTGTTCTCCCTAATGGAATCTATGAATTCTATGATTAAAAACAAACAGATTCCGCAGCGTGATATTTATCTTGCTTTTGGTTTTGATGAAGAAGTAGGTGGGCAAAAAGGAGCTATTCAGATTGCGGATTATTTTAAGAAAAAAGGATTAAAGTTCGATGCTGTTTATGACGAAGGCGGATTGATTATGCGAAAAGGAAACGTTGCAGGGATAGATACTGATGTCGCTGTCGTTGGATGTGCTGAAAAAGGCTTTCTTTCCGCAAAAATAAAAGTAAAAGGACTTGGCGGGCATTCTTCTATGCCTCCTATGGAAAGTGCCATCGGGAAAGCCGCGGTTATTATGCAGCGTTTGGAAGATGATCAGATGAAACCTGTGATCACTCCGTTGATCAAAGAATTTTTTAATAATATAGGAGGTGAAATGCCTTTTACGACAAGAATGGCCCTGGCCAATCAATGGCTTTTAAAACCTGTGTTGATTTCACAGCTTACCAAAAACAATACAACCAATGCTTTGGTAAGAACTACCACAGCTCTGACGATGATGAAGGGCAGCGACGGAACCAATGTGCTTTCTCCTGAAGTTGAATTTGTTGTTAATTTCAGATTACTTCCCGGAAATTCTGTAAAAGATGTGCGTGATCATATTGCCAAAGCGACTGAAGGTTTTGATGTTGAAGTAGAAGAAATTGATAATACAAGAGAAGCCTCTGCGATTTCTCCTACCAATACAAAAGCCTTTAAGATGATAGAAGCCGGAGTGAAAGAAATACATCCCGCAGCGATTGTTACTCCATATCTTACCATGGCAGGAACAGATGCCGGGAAATATGAGATCGTAAGTAAAAATGTTTACAGATTCATGCCGATCAAAATCAACAGTGCGGAACAACAGAGTATCCATAGCACCAATGAATATCTCAGTATTGAAAACTACCTGAAGATGATTCATTATTTTGAATACATCATGAAGAATTATGACAAATAA
- a CDS encoding DUF2490 domain-containing protein translates to MLSTKKIFAALFLLECIGTSVKAQISPPGLGDANTAFWGAFGVKRQLDSLGKKQALSYIAIGRKSSPDDHNLFSKQAIIVLNHEVYHSFAPHQQYSYALSYRRQPQYENTAPYDKENTEQEFRIYGRYAYTFDLGKNWKLKNTVRQEFRKFFDADFHKVEEDFQLRTRIKSQLTYNLSSKNNQKLAFSAEALFSISHLNEPNSEWGSFGYREMRIAAYYMFTIPNSPFTVDVGYMDDLIRDSRSIHHGGVHYLAADLIWNIPYKNR, encoded by the coding sequence ATGTTGAGCACGAAAAAAATTTTTGCAGCATTATTTTTATTAGAATGTATAGGAACATCTGTCAAAGCACAGATCAGCCCACCGGGATTAGGTGATGCCAATACTGCATTCTGGGGAGCCTTTGGAGTAAAACGACAGCTGGATTCTTTGGGTAAGAAACAGGCTTTGAGCTATATTGCAATCGGGAGAAAAAGCAGTCCGGATGATCATAATTTATTTTCAAAACAGGCTATTATTGTCTTGAATCATGAAGTTTACCATTCCTTTGCTCCGCACCAGCAGTATAGCTATGCCTTGAGTTACCGTCGGCAGCCACAATACGAAAATACGGCTCCTTATGATAAGGAAAATACGGAACAGGAATTCAGAATTTACGGAAGATATGCCTATACTTTTGATCTTGGAAAAAATTGGAAACTAAAAAATACAGTACGACAGGAATTCAGAAAGTTTTTCGATGCAGACTTTCATAAGGTAGAAGAAGATTTTCAATTGAGAACCCGTATCAAAAGCCAGCTGACCTATAATTTATCTTCTAAAAACAATCAGAAACTGGCATTTAGCGCAGAAGCACTGTTTTCTATAAGTCATCTCAATGAACCAAATTCCGAGTGGGGTTCGTTCGGGTATCGTGAAATGCGGATTGCAGCCTACTATATGTTTACAATCCCTAATTCACCTTTTACCGTAGATGTAGGATATATGGATGATCTTATCCGAGACAGCAGAAGTATTCATCATGGTGGTGTTCATTATCTGGCAGCGGATCTGATCTGGAATATTCCTTATAAAAATAGGTAG
- a CDS encoding FMN-dependent NADH-azoreductase, which translates to MKNILHIISSARGEQSYSTNLSSAIVEKLLQQGNIKKITVRDLIKETPPHADEVSIHEFYKHPELYDEHSKHLLSYANTIVDEVREADIIVIGTPMFNLGISTPLKAWLDQLIRAGVTYVFDEQWNRVGQFKDKKVYLAIASGGRSINGATDYISAYLKDVFRSYTGITDVETYRIEGTMENGFTADYEGILKDL; encoded by the coding sequence ATGAAGAATATTCTGCACATTATTTCCAGCGCAAGAGGAGAACAATCTTATAGTACTAATCTGAGTTCGGCCATTGTGGAAAAACTTTTACAACAGGGAAATATCAAAAAGATCACTGTACGGGATCTGATTAAGGAAACGCCACCTCATGCTGATGAAGTATCTATTCATGAGTTCTATAAACATCCTGAGCTATATGATGAACACAGTAAGCATCTTCTTTCCTATGCGAATACAATTGTGGATGAAGTACGTGAGGCAGACATTATCGTCATTGGAACGCCTATGTTTAACCTGGGAATCTCAACTCCTTTGAAGGCGTGGCTGGATCAGCTGATCCGGGCAGGGGTTACTTATGTTTTTGATGAACAATGGAATCGTGTGGGACAGTTTAAAGATAAAAAAGTATATCTTGCGATTGCTTCTGGCGGAAGAAGTATTAATGGGGCTACTGATTATATTTCGGCTTATCTCAAAGATGTTTTCAGAAGTTATACAGGAATTACAGATGTGGAAACCTATCGTATTGAAGGGACTATGGAAAATGGTTTTACAGCGGATTATGAAGGTATTTTGAAAGATTTATAA